Proteins encoded in a region of the Flavobacteriaceae bacterium HL-DH10 genome:
- a CDS encoding DUF4440 domain-containing protein, whose protein sequence is MNTTTKIFTVIITVIIATSWSCKQENKNPEKEETPKSATVEELGQMNRDFAKALNAKDAVAAAAVYSKNASILPPNEPIVTGRANIQAYWQGAIDAGIIDATVKTIDAKSEGNLGYEIGTFTMRFHGANNDTIVEVGKYTEILERNKKGKWISTYGMWSSNAPMSTE, encoded by the coding sequence ATGAATACTACAACTAAAATCTTTACAGTTATTATTACAGTTATTATAGCTACGTCATGGAGCTGTAAACAAGAAAACAAAAATCCTGAAAAAGAAGAAACGCCCAAATCAGCCACTGTAGAAGAACTTGGACAAATGAACCGAGACTTTGCAAAAGCATTAAATGCAAAAGATGCTGTAGCCGCAGCTGCTGTTTACAGCAAAAATGCTTCTATCCTGCCACCAAACGAACCTATTGTTACAGGACGTGCTAACATTCAAGCGTATTGGCAAGGAGCTATTGATGCCGGAATTATTGATGCAACCGTAAAAACGATTGATGCTAAAAGTGAAGGTAACCTAGGATACGAAATTGGAACGTTTACAATGCGGTTTCACGGAGCGAATAACGATACAATAGTTGAAGTAGGTAAATACACAGAAATACTTGAGCGCAATAAGAAGGGAAAGTGGATTTCTACCTATGGTATGTGGAGTAGTAACGCACCAATGTCAACAGAATAA
- a CDS encoding response regulator transcription factor, whose amino-acid sequence MNKIKIIIADDHELFRNGLKELLIKHKDIQVVDCVGDGKEFLEAIKNTEDIDIALLDITMPNMDGFEVLNRIKNLNSNIKPIIISMHDDGIYIAKCAKNGAYSYLLKNTDQDELIKVVRIVHKGKKYFSPKISEKMINYMSEQTISQDILSKKETEVLELISMGLTNKEIASKLFVSKRTIETHRANILRKLEVKNTAELIKKATKIKLI is encoded by the coding sequence ATGAATAAAATTAAAATAATTATTGCCGATGATCATGAGCTGTTTCGTAATGGCTTAAAAGAATTATTAATAAAACACAAAGACATTCAAGTTGTTGATTGTGTTGGAGATGGTAAAGAATTCCTCGAAGCAATAAAAAATACTGAAGATATAGATATTGCTCTACTTGATATTACCATGCCTAATATGGATGGATTTGAAGTTTTAAATCGAATAAAGAACTTAAATTCTAATATTAAGCCTATAATAATATCAATGCATGATGATGGAATTTACATAGCTAAGTGTGCTAAAAACGGAGCTTATAGTTACTTGCTTAAAAATACAGATCAAGACGAATTAATAAAGGTTGTCCGAATAGTACATAAAGGGAAAAAGTATTTTAGTCCAAAAATCTCAGAAAAGATGATAAACTATATGTCTGAGCAAACGATAAGCCAGGACATACTTTCCAAGAAAGAAACTGAGGTTTTAGAGTTAATTTCTATGGGGCTGACTAACAAAGAAATAGCTTCAAAATTATTTGTGAGTAAAAGAACTATTGAAACGCACCGAGCTAACATCTTAAGAAAATTAGAAGTAAAAAATACCGCAGAACTTATAAAAAAAGCAACTAAAATTAAACTCATTTAA
- a CDS encoding chemotaxis protein: MKLFNKIKWVLGILMVFILILATNLIDRNNFIRVKDSVVTIYEDRLIASDLVFKIFKLVKKKEVALKLSDTVFFNQENDNTNEHIRDFILMYEQTRLTPEEYTIFKYFKSNFKLLKDHEITFIASNFKNKGNQEDLIISINKNLDDLSKIQITEGRRQMSIGKRATSAVELLTQIEICLLIVLAIVIQIIVMYKPN, encoded by the coding sequence ATGAAATTATTCAATAAAATTAAGTGGGTTTTAGGAATTTTGATGGTATTTATTTTAATATTAGCCACAAACTTAATTGATAGAAACAATTTTATAAGAGTTAAGGATTCTGTTGTTACAATCTATGAAGATAGACTAATAGCTAGCGATTTAGTATTTAAAATATTTAAATTAGTTAAGAAAAAGGAAGTCGCTCTCAAACTATCAGACACTGTATTTTTTAATCAGGAAAATGATAACACTAACGAGCATATTAGAGATTTCATTTTAATGTACGAACAAACAAGGCTTACACCTGAAGAATACACAATCTTTAAGTATTTTAAAAGCAATTTTAAATTGCTTAAAGATCATGAAATAACTTTTATAGCGTCAAACTTCAAAAACAAAGGCAATCAAGAGGATTTAATAATAAGTATTAATAAAAATCTTGACGATTTATCTAAAATCCAAATAACCGAAGGCAGAAGACAGATGTCAATTGGTAAAAGAGCTACTAGTGCAGTAGAATTATTAACTCAAATTGAAATCTGTCTATTAATTGTTTTGGCAATTGTTATTCAAATAATCGTGATGTATAAACCAAATTAA
- a CDS encoding SPFH domain-containing protein produces the protein MNFFFPIIIFLGLIILISSFFIVKQQTAAIIERFGRFQIIRQSGLQLKIPLVDKVAGRLSLKIQQLDVIIETKTLDDVFVKLKVSVQYKVIREKVYDAFYKLDYPHDQITSYVFDVVRAEVPKMKLDDVFVKKDDIAIAVKTELNDAMMEYGYDIIKTLVTDIDPDAQVKAAMNRINAADREKTAAQYEGDAARILIVEKAKAEAESKRLQGQGIADQRREIARGLEESVDVLNRVGINSQEASALIVVTQHYDTLQAIGQETNSNLILLPNSPQAGSNMLNDMVASFTASNQIGEAMKEAKKKKE, from the coding sequence ATGAACTTCTTTTTTCCAATTATTATTTTCTTAGGATTGATTATCCTAATCTCATCATTCTTTATTGTTAAACAACAAACCGCAGCTATTATTGAGCGCTTTGGGCGTTTTCAAATAATTAGACAATCTGGATTACAACTAAAAATTCCGTTAGTTGACAAAGTTGCTGGCAGACTAAGTTTAAAAATTCAGCAATTAGATGTTATTATTGAAACTAAAACTTTAGATGATGTTTTTGTAAAACTAAAAGTATCTGTACAATACAAAGTCATACGCGAAAAAGTATATGATGCTTTTTATAAGTTAGATTATCCTCACGATCAAATTACGAGTTATGTGTTTGATGTGGTGCGTGCCGAAGTACCAAAAATGAAATTAGATGATGTATTTGTGAAAAAAGATGATATCGCTATTGCTGTAAAAACAGAATTAAATGATGCTATGATGGAATATGGTTACGACATTATAAAAACTTTAGTAACCGATATTGATCCTGATGCGCAAGTAAAAGCTGCCATGAACCGTATTAACGCTGCCGATAGAGAAAAAACAGCAGCACAATATGAAGGTGATGCTGCCAGAATTTTAATTGTTGAAAAAGCAAAAGCCGAAGCAGAAAGTAAACGTTTACAAGGTCAAGGTATTGCAGACCAACGTCGTGAAATTGCTCGTGGTTTAGAAGAATCTGTTGATGTGTTAAATAGAGTTGGTATTAACTCTCAAGAAGCTTCTGCGCTTATTGTTGTAACACAGCATTATGATACCTTACAAGCTATCGGACAAGAAACAAATAGTAACTTAATATTATTACCTAATTCGCCACAAGCAGGAAGTAATATGCTAAACGATATGGTTGCTAGTTTTACAGCAAGTAACCAAATTGGAGAAGCGATGAAAGAAGCTAAAAAGAAAAAAGAGTAG
- a CDS encoding Fic family protein — protein sequence MKPPYEITHKILKLITSISEKIGEVNANFLNRPSPKLRKQNRIKTIHSSLKIEGNTLTEDQITALIENKRVIAPKKDVVEVLNAIKIYENLEKYHPKKETSFLKAHQDLMENLIEDAGKYRKQGVGIVKGSKVEHLAPPFENVPFLMKDLFKYLKNENEIELIKSCVFHYEMEFIHPFLDGNGRMGRLWQTLILMEKYPVFEFLPFETLISSNQEEYYKALAESDKSGQSTTFIEYMLDVINTSISELLNFNNRTFNEQDRLEYFVSLNKTEFSRKDYMAVFKDISSATASRDLKKGLELNLFKKIGEKNKTVYRFF from the coding sequence ATGAAACCTCCTTACGAAATAACACATAAAATTTTAAAGTTAATAACATCTATTTCTGAAAAAATAGGTGAAGTAAATGCTAACTTTCTAAATAGACCTTCTCCTAAATTAAGAAAACAGAATAGAATTAAAACCATTCATTCTTCGTTAAAAATAGAAGGAAACACATTAACAGAAGATCAGATTACAGCACTTATAGAAAACAAAAGAGTCATTGCTCCTAAAAAAGACGTTGTTGAGGTTTTAAATGCTATTAAGATTTATGAAAATTTAGAAAAGTACCATCCAAAAAAAGAAACATCTTTTTTAAAAGCGCATCAAGATTTAATGGAAAATTTAATTGAAGATGCTGGAAAATATAGAAAACAAGGTGTTGGTATTGTAAAAGGTTCTAAAGTAGAGCATTTGGCGCCTCCATTTGAAAACGTTCCGTTTTTAATGAAAGACCTATTTAAATATTTAAAAAATGAAAATGAAATTGAGCTCATAAAAAGTTGCGTATTTCATTACGAAATGGAATTTATTCATCCTTTTTTAGATGGAAATGGTAGAATGGGGAGATTATGGCAAACATTAATTCTTATGGAAAAATATCCAGTTTTTGAATTTTTGCCTTTTGAAACCTTAATTAGTAGTAACCAAGAAGAATATTATAAAGCTTTAGCAGAAAGTGACAAATCTGGACAATCAACAACCTTTATTGAATATATGTTAGACGTTATTAACACGTCTATTAGCGAACTTTTAAATTTTAATAATAGGACATTTAATGAACAAGACAGATTGGAGTATTTCGTTTCATTAAATAAAACAGAGTTTAGCAGAAAAGACTATATGGCTGTTTTTAAAGATATTTCTTCTGCAACAGCAAGTAGAGATTTAAAGAAAGGGTTGGAATTAAATTTATTTAAGAAAATAGGCGAAAAAAATAAGACAGTTTATAGGTTTTTTTAA